The Shewanella sp. NFH-SH190041 genome has a window encoding:
- a CDS encoding TonB-dependent receptor plug domain-containing protein encodes MFNKTSVALAVLLAITAPNALAHSKPAKTDTTAEEKIETIEVRGVRQRLEKAGVLSDNIMKTEVIGSELMDNKNAVNLTEAINNTPGVRVSNECSMCGVKRIMLNGLRGEQTTILVDGLPVHAMIAGYYAVDAIPTTGLDRIEVARGAGASLIAPEAIGGTINIITKTATENGATVDISAGENGNRKVGILGTGVSEDGRSRVTLIAQYDDRDQVDEDNNKVNEAPAQENRTFTVRMSHDLTDSDNLVLRYSNVDSEIFGGPMLGETYADGKASSIGTVLSAFDNVESDELFAGGDVRNDFIGKAWETTEWIHTQRDEVSLSWLHELSSDWNMTLSTSYSDHMQDSFYEGFRYYAEDTMVYLDARFNYFLNDSHLLTFGSDNRREEMRSRSSGEGEPDYVSDSFDYDVLGFYLQDTWQATDELEIAMALRYDHVQADFIDPKKPGTEIDKSILAPRVDIRYSHNDSWTSRLSAGRGYRAPLSFFETDHGVLDAALGFEIDIEELERSTSATYALSYTGDALTMTTSVAWTEVEHLAMLTETDKGVPLLTQMDETAAVTTADIAFGYDVSDNLTLNFTAEGFFYDDAFKSSYSLAPVEERLTLNADWLVHGWDIFANLVWIGARDLADYGYEGYNQIDSNGDVILASKKSTKAPSYWTLDLKVTRALSDNIDFYAGVNNLFDYTQVTEGETPLFFDASGGYDVAYIWGPLRGREVYAGIKASF; translated from the coding sequence ATGTTTAATAAAACCTCTGTAGCATTGGCCGTTTTGCTGGCCATCACCGCTCCTAATGCCCTGGCACACAGTAAACCCGCTAAAACCGACACCACAGCCGAAGAAAAAATTGAAACCATTGAGGTGCGTGGCGTACGCCAGCGGTTAGAAAAGGCCGGGGTTTTATCCGATAACATCATGAAAACCGAGGTAATTGGTTCTGAATTGATGGATAACAAAAATGCCGTCAATCTTACTGAGGCCATCAATAACACCCCGGGCGTCCGAGTCTCCAATGAGTGCTCCATGTGTGGGGTTAAACGCATTATGCTCAACGGTCTGCGCGGCGAGCAAACCACCATTTTAGTGGATGGATTGCCGGTGCATGCCATGATTGCCGGTTATTATGCCGTTGATGCCATCCCCACCACGGGCCTTGACCGGATTGAAGTGGCTCGCGGCGCTGGCGCATCACTGATTGCACCAGAAGCCATCGGCGGCACCATCAATATCATTACCAAAACAGCCACTGAAAACGGTGCAACAGTGGATATTTCCGCCGGAGAAAATGGCAACCGAAAAGTCGGCATACTGGGCACAGGGGTCAGTGAAGATGGCCGTAGCCGAGTCACCCTGATTGCGCAATATGATGATAGAGATCAGGTGGATGAAGATAATAACAAGGTCAATGAAGCTCCTGCTCAGGAAAACCGTACCTTCACAGTGCGCATGTCCCATGATCTGACTGACAGCGATAACCTCGTACTGCGCTATTCCAATGTTGATTCAGAAATTTTCGGCGGCCCCATGTTAGGAGAAACCTATGCTGACGGTAAAGCCAGCAGCATAGGCACAGTGTTAAGCGCCTTTGATAACGTAGAGTCAGATGAACTGTTTGCCGGTGGTGATGTACGTAATGACTTTATCGGCAAAGCCTGGGAAACCACTGAGTGGATCCATACTCAGCGAGATGAGGTCTCTTTAAGCTGGCTACATGAACTGAGTAGCGACTGGAATATGACCCTATCAACCAGCTATTCCGATCATATGCAGGACTCTTTCTATGAGGGATTTCGCTACTATGCCGAAGATACCATGGTGTATCTGGATGCTAGGTTCAATTATTTCCTGAATGACAGTCATCTACTGACATTTGGTAGTGATAATCGCCGGGAAGAAATGCGTTCTCGCTCCAGCGGTGAAGGCGAACCAGATTATGTTTCCGACTCTTTTGATTACGATGTATTGGGTTTCTACCTGCAAGATACCTGGCAGGCAACGGATGAGTTGGAAATTGCCATGGCGCTGAGATATGACCATGTGCAAGCTGACTTTATCGACCCGAAAAAACCGGGCACAGAAATTGATAAGTCCATTCTCGCGCCACGGGTTGATATTCGCTATAGCCACAACGATAGCTGGACCTCTCGCCTGTCCGCCGGACGCGGTTACCGTGCACCGCTGTCTTTCTTTGAAACCGACCACGGTGTACTTGACGCGGCACTGGGATTTGAAATTGATATCGAGGAGTTAGAACGCTCCACATCCGCTACCTATGCCTTAAGTTACACAGGTGACGCCCTGACCATGACCACCTCCGTGGCATGGACTGAAGTGGAACATCTGGCCATGCTCACGGAAACCGACAAAGGTGTACCACTGCTAACCCAGATGGATGAAACCGCGGCAGTGACCACAGCAGATATCGCCTTTGGCTATGATGTCAGTGACAATTTGACCCTGAACTTTACCGCTGAAGGCTTCTTCTACGACGATGCCTTTAAATCCTCTTATTCTCTGGCTCCGGTGGAAGAGCGCCTGACCCTGAATGCTGACTGGCTGGTGCACGGCTGGGATATCTTTGCCAACTTAGTATGGATTGGCGCGCGGGATCTGGCGGACTATGGCTATGAAGGTTACAACCAGATTGACAGCAATGGCGATGTGATTCTGGCCTCGAAAAAATCGACCAAAGCACCATCTTACTGGACGCTGGATCTGAAGGTGACCCGAGCACTGAGCGACAATATCGATTTCTATGCAGGCGTTAATAACCTGTTTGATTACACCCAGGTGACTGAAGGAGAAACACCGTTATTCTTCGATGCTTCAGGTGGATATGATGTCGCATACATCTGGGGACCGCTGCGCGGCCGGGAAGTATATGCCGGCATTAAAGCCAGCTTCTGA
- a CDS encoding TlpA family protein disulfide reductase codes for MLSLSQRLTTVLFAILFGAHGLITPVFAQNQTTATHHHTQDGDNSPQVPLLGYQHQALNGSNNARSSDGTLQHLTGKPTLMMFFEPGCSWCVKQGKALNQLLASCHGQLQAVALGTGADRATLKKTWWQMQLDFPGYQVGREMMQQLGELPATPITLIADQQGQLSGYLRGYVKLSTLKPLLQQRLGLDCNADTLSAKRL; via the coding sequence ATGTTATCGCTGTCTCAACGGCTTACCACAGTACTCTTTGCCATACTATTCGGCGCCCACGGGCTTATCACCCCGGTATTTGCGCAAAACCAAACCACCGCCACGCATCACCATACTCAAGATGGAGATAACAGCCCCCAGGTGCCGTTACTGGGTTACCAACATCAAGCACTTAATGGCAGCAATAATGCGCGCAGTAGTGATGGCACGCTGCAACATCTGACAGGTAAACCAACCTTGATGATGTTCTTTGAGCCGGGCTGCAGCTGGTGTGTTAAACAGGGAAAAGCCCTTAACCAGCTGCTGGCCAGTTGTCATGGACAGCTGCAGGCCGTTGCACTGGGAACCGGCGCCGATCGCGCCACACTAAAAAAAACCTGGTGGCAAATGCAGCTGGATTTTCCCGGCTATCAGGTTGGCCGCGAGATGATGCAGCAGCTTGGTGAACTGCCCGCGACCCCCATTACACTCATAGCTGATCAACAAGGGCAGTTAAGCGGCTACCTGCGCGGATACGTTAAACTCAGTACCTTAAAGCCGTTATTGCAACAGCGATTGGGGCTGGACTGCAATGCAGACACACTCAGCGCCAAGCGACTGTAA
- a CDS encoding DUF808 domain-containing protein gives MAGASLLTLLDDITAILDDIALMSKVAARKTAGVLGDDLALNAQQVSGVNAERELPVVWGVAKGSLMNKAILVPAALLISAFVPFLITPLLMCGGLFLCFEGTEKLWHAWCHRGESAERESLPTDIDPAVYERDKVKGAIRTDFVLSAEIIAITLGVVADADFLTQLFTLVIIAIVMTAGVYGIVAAIVKLDDAGLYLVRREKASGMTLWLGNLLLAAAPKLMKLLTIVGTIAMFMVGGGILVHGLHSIGAYFDHLATLVQPWAGIGPVLAYLLPTVLHTLFGVLAGAVALVVVSGISRLRGK, from the coding sequence ATGGCCGGTGCAAGCTTACTGACCTTACTCGATGATATAACAGCAATTTTGGATGATATTGCTTTAATGAGCAAAGTGGCCGCGCGTAAAACTGCCGGGGTGTTGGGTGATGATTTAGCCCTTAATGCCCAGCAGGTAAGCGGCGTCAATGCTGAGCGGGAACTGCCAGTCGTGTGGGGCGTGGCCAAAGGCTCCTTAATGAATAAAGCCATCTTAGTGCCAGCGGCGCTGTTGATCAGTGCTTTTGTGCCATTTCTGATCACCCCATTGTTGATGTGTGGTGGTTTGTTTCTCTGTTTTGAAGGCACGGAAAAGCTCTGGCATGCCTGGTGTCACCGGGGAGAAAGTGCCGAGCGGGAAAGTTTGCCAACCGATATTGATCCTGCCGTCTATGAACGGGACAAAGTCAAAGGCGCTATCCGTACCGATTTTGTACTGTCTGCCGAAATCATTGCCATCACCTTAGGTGTGGTGGCCGATGCAGATTTTCTGACCCAACTGTTTACCCTCGTGATTATTGCCATTGTGATGACGGCAGGGGTTTATGGCATTGTGGCGGCCATTGTCAAACTGGATGATGCCGGGCTGTATTTGGTTCGTCGGGAAAAGGCATCCGGTATGACCCTGTGGCTGGGGAATCTGTTGCTGGCTGCGGCACCTAAATTGATGAAACTGCTGACCATCGTTGGCACCATCGCCATGTTTATGGTCGGGGGCGGCATTTTGGTTCATGGCCTGCACAGTATCGGCGCGTACTTTGACCATCTGGCTACCTTAGTTCAGCCATGGGCGGGTATCGGACCTGTATTGGCTTATTTGTTGCCAACCGTGCTGCATACCTTGTTCGGAGTGTTAGCCGGCGCTGTCGCTTTAGTCGTGGTATCCGGCATTAGCCGTTTACGGGGAAAATAA
- the rpiA gene encoding ribose-5-phosphate isomerase RpiA, which produces MTQDEMKKAAAWAALQYVEKDTIVGVGTGSTVNHFIDALATMKADIEGAVSSSVASTEKMKALGIPVFDLNSVNELSIYVDGADEINPHMAMIKGGGAALTREKIVAAVADKFICIADSSKQVDVLGTFPLPVEVIPMARSYVARELVKLGGDPVYREGCVTDNGNIILDVYNMQIINPKELETQINAIVGVVTNGLFAHRGADVLLVGSPDGVKTIK; this is translated from the coding sequence ATGACTCAAGATGAAATGAAAAAAGCCGCCGCTTGGGCTGCTCTGCAATATGTTGAGAAAGACACCATTGTTGGGGTAGGCACAGGGTCGACTGTTAACCACTTCATCGATGCACTGGCCACCATGAAAGCCGATATTGAAGGCGCGGTATCCAGCTCTGTGGCCTCCACCGAAAAAATGAAAGCACTGGGTATTCCAGTATTTGATCTGAACAGTGTCAATGAACTGTCCATCTATGTGGACGGTGCCGATGAGATTAATCCGCACATGGCGATGATCAAAGGCGGTGGTGCGGCCTTAACCCGGGAAAAAATTGTTGCCGCCGTGGCAGATAAATTTATCTGTATTGCCGATAGCAGCAAACAGGTTGATGTACTTGGTACCTTCCCGCTGCCCGTTGAAGTCATCCCGATGGCGCGCTCTTATGTGGCTCGTGAGCTAGTGAAACTGGGTGGCGATCCGGTTTACCGTGAAGGGTGTGTCACAGATAACGGCAATATTATTCTGGATGTTTATAACATGCAGATAATCAACCCTAAAGAACTGGAAACTCAGATCAACGCCATTGTTGGTGTGGTTACCAATGGTCTGTTTGCCCACCGCGGTGCAGATGTCTTGCTGGTCGGCAGCCCTGATGGGGTCAAAACCATCAAATAA
- a CDS encoding SCP2 domain-containing protein has translation MVQALGARMAKQLLKHTPNIAAKPLAIVPFALKAKIIASLLRQMLQQQMDDGELAFLQQRTVAVTVTDLKLAFVVQYDGDWLVTPRMPGQAADVSFSAASQELLLIAASKEDPDTLFFQRRLVIEGDTELGLEVKNLLLQLELDALPLPVRLSVTALAASLMHLQCSAEYQPH, from the coding sequence ATGGTGCAGGCGCTGGGTGCCCGGATGGCAAAGCAGTTATTAAAGCACACCCCTAACATTGCGGCGAAGCCTTTGGCTATTGTGCCTTTTGCCTTGAAGGCAAAAATCATTGCATCCCTGCTACGGCAGATGCTGCAACAGCAGATGGACGATGGTGAATTGGCATTTTTACAGCAACGCACTGTAGCGGTAACGGTGACGGATCTGAAATTGGCATTTGTGGTGCAGTATGATGGCGATTGGTTGGTGACGCCTCGGATGCCAGGTCAGGCTGCAGATGTCAGTTTTAGTGCCGCGTCCCAGGAGCTGCTGTTGATTGCCGCAAGTAAAGAAGATCCCGACACCTTGTTTTTCCAGCGCCGCTTGGTGATAGAAGGCGATACTGAGTTGGGGCTGGAAGTCAAAAACTTACTGCTGCAGCTTGAGTTAGATGCATTGCCTTTACCTGTGCGTTTATCAGTAACCGCTCTGGCGGCCAGTTTGATGCATTTGCAGTGCAGCGCTGAATATCAGCCGCACTAA
- a CDS encoding peptidase U32 family protein translates to MELLCPAGNLAAVKSALIAGADAIYLGLRNETNARSFAGLNFTPDRLEQAVKLIHRRGKQAYLTLNTFAQPGQEARWYQAIDLAADLRMDAVIVADLALLAYARANHPALPLHLSVQASASNAAALRFYRQQFNIRRAVLPRVLSTRQIQALGREKIVDLEVFAFGSLCIMAEGRCRLSSWVTGQSPNTGGSCSPAKFVRWQENGANRDTLLNHMLIDRSGLQDAMGYPVVCKGRYLAASQTKPDAKPAYLLQAPTSLCTLTLLPQLQQAGVVSLKIEGRQRSPAYVDQVTRVWRQAIDSLTYSTSSYRVETQWQKQLAKISEGQITTPGAYSRDWQ, encoded by the coding sequence ATGGAACTTTTATGCCCAGCGGGTAATCTTGCGGCCGTAAAATCTGCCCTTATCGCCGGGGCGGATGCTATCTATTTGGGCTTGAGAAACGAAACCAATGCGCGCTCCTTTGCCGGGCTCAATTTCACCCCAGACCGACTGGAGCAAGCGGTAAAACTAATCCATCGCCGAGGGAAACAGGCCTATTTGACCTTAAATACCTTCGCACAGCCGGGACAAGAAGCCCGCTGGTATCAAGCTATTGATTTAGCGGCTGATCTGCGGATGGATGCCGTTATCGTGGCAGATCTAGCCCTGCTGGCCTATGCCAGAGCTAATCACCCGGCACTGCCTTTGCATCTCTCGGTACAAGCCAGTGCCAGCAATGCCGCGGCGCTGCGTTTTTACCGTCAGCAATTCAATATTCGCCGCGCCGTGTTGCCCCGCGTGCTTTCTACCCGACAGATCCAAGCACTGGGACGGGAAAAAATTGTCGACTTAGAGGTATTTGCATTTGGCAGCCTGTGCATTATGGCCGAAGGTCGTTGCCGACTATCCTCTTGGGTGACCGGCCAGTCCCCTAATACCGGAGGCTCCTGCTCTCCCGCAAAATTTGTCCGCTGGCAGGAAAATGGCGCTAACCGGGATACCCTGCTTAATCATATGCTAATCGATCGCTCAGGATTACAAGATGCCATGGGGTACCCTGTCGTTTGTAAGGGCCGCTATCTTGCTGCATCACAGACAAAGCCTGATGCAAAACCCGCCTATCTGTTGCAAGCGCCCACCAGTCTGTGCACATTAACGCTGCTGCCGCAACTGCAGCAAGCCGGTGTGGTATCCCTGAAAATTGAAGGACGGCAACGCAGCCCGGCTTATGTCGATCAGGTCACTCGGGTATGGCGGCAAGCCATCGACAGCCTGACATATTCAACATCCTCCTATCGGGTTGAAACCCAATGGCAAAAGCAATTAGCAAAGATCTCAGAAGGTCAAATAACCACCCCCGGCGCTTATAGCCGAGATTGGCAATAG
- a CDS encoding U32 family peptidase, translating to MQFSLGPLQYCWEHEQIQRFYQAVAESDIPLVYLGETVCARRRLMKTADYLAIARQLQQAGKQVVLSTLTLITAPSELTELKKIIENGHCTIEANDMAAVMLAHEAEVPFTVGPELNLYNATSLAILYQLGMQRFVMPLEQSQEWLAALLADKAMPEVEVEVTGYGYLPLAHSARCFTARQQGLTKDSCETSCRHHANGITVNTQIGQPLLRLNGIQTQSASCCDLQQFIPQMQQMGVHWYRVLPDGDNCLDYVRQLQQGAQQTKQNSEVTQRCQGYWQGQPGMASS from the coding sequence ATGCAGTTTTCATTAGGGCCGTTACAGTACTGCTGGGAGCACGAGCAAATTCAGCGCTTTTATCAAGCTGTCGCAGAAAGTGATATCCCGCTGGTGTATCTGGGGGAGACTGTTTGTGCCCGGCGCAGGTTGATGAAAACGGCTGATTACCTAGCGATTGCCCGACAACTGCAGCAAGCAGGTAAACAAGTGGTGTTATCGACCCTAACATTAATCACGGCACCTTCCGAGCTGACCGAGCTGAAAAAAATTATCGAAAACGGCCACTGCACCATTGAAGCCAATGATATGGCAGCAGTCATGCTGGCTCATGAAGCTGAGGTTCCTTTTACTGTCGGGCCTGAGCTAAACCTGTATAACGCCACTAGTTTGGCAATCTTGTATCAATTAGGTATGCAACGCTTTGTGATGCCGCTGGAGCAATCACAGGAATGGCTGGCAGCTTTATTAGCGGATAAGGCTATGCCAGAGGTTGAAGTGGAAGTCACGGGTTATGGTTATCTGCCACTTGCCCACTCCGCCCGCTGTTTTACCGCCCGCCAACAGGGTTTGACCAAAGATAGCTGTGAGACAAGCTGCCGACACCATGCCAATGGCATTACTGTTAACACCCAGATAGGGCAACCTTTGCTGCGACTCAATGGTATTCAGACCCAGTCAGCAAGCTGCTGCGATCTGCAGCAATTTATCCCGCAGATGCAGCAAATGGGCGTGCATTGGTATCGCGTTTTACCCGATGGGGATAACTGCCTTGATTATGTGCGTCAACTACAGCAAGGAGCGCAACAAACCAAGCAAAACAGTGAGGTAACCCAAAGATGCCAAGGATACTGGCAGGGGCAACCGGGGATGGCATCTAGCTAA
- a CDS encoding YjiH family protein, which produces MEKVTSKHNTKTILTFIVPSFIGLLLFMMPVHYQSALTIPVAVIAKGLQALLADELPLIVTCIVVVTALLTTIAKVFKPKGLNQHPFLKNLLNVTPAWFAVRIAGACFIVMTYMGIGPEAIHSGDTGSLVLNDLLPVLFCVFLFASLLLPLLLNFGLLELLGALLTTIMRPLFNLPGRSAIDCMTSWLGDGSVGILLTTKQYQDKFYTQREAAVIGTTFSAVSITFSLVVISQVNLAHLFVPFYLTVCLAGIVAAVVVPRLPPLSWKKDHFIDNTPRNAEDEIIPTGHSALSWGLDRALFRAKHSGGVKSFFSEGVRNSVDMIFGVLPVVMGLGTLALIIAEYTPIFTYMGKPFIPLLDLLQIPEAAEASKTIVVGFADMFIPSILAASIHSDLTRFVIAAMSVTQLIYMSEVGALLLGSGIPVKLWELFVIFILRTLVTLPVIALMAHLIF; this is translated from the coding sequence GTGGAAAAAGTTACTTCAAAGCACAATACCAAAACGATACTCACATTTATCGTGCCATCCTTCATCGGTCTATTGCTGTTTATGATGCCAGTGCATTATCAAAGTGCGCTGACTATCCCTGTGGCGGTGATTGCCAAAGGGCTGCAAGCGTTACTGGCTGATGAACTTCCCCTGATAGTGACTTGTATCGTGGTCGTTACCGCGCTGCTCACGACCATTGCAAAAGTATTTAAACCCAAGGGGCTTAACCAGCATCCCTTTTTGAAAAACCTACTGAATGTGACCCCGGCTTGGTTTGCGGTACGTATTGCTGGTGCCTGCTTTATTGTGATGACCTATATGGGCATTGGCCCGGAAGCAATTCATTCAGGTGATACCGGCTCATTGGTCCTTAATGATCTGCTGCCCGTACTTTTCTGTGTATTCTTGTTCGCCAGTTTGCTGCTGCCATTACTGCTGAATTTCGGGTTACTGGAATTACTCGGTGCCTTACTGACGACCATTATGCGCCCCCTGTTTAATCTTCCCGGTCGTAGCGCTATCGACTGTATGACATCTTGGTTGGGTGATGGCAGCGTGGGGATCTTGCTAACCACCAAACAGTACCAAGATAAGTTTTATACCCAACGGGAAGCGGCAGTTATCGGTACCACTTTCTCAGCTGTGTCTATTACCTTTTCTCTGGTGGTGATTTCTCAAGTCAATCTGGCTCACCTATTTGTCCCCTTTTACCTGACCGTCTGTCTGGCGGGGATTGTTGCCGCCGTGGTTGTGCCTCGCCTGCCACCATTGAGCTGGAAAAAAGATCACTTTATTGATAACACACCACGTAATGCTGAAGATGAGATTATTCCCACAGGTCACTCTGCCCTGTCATGGGGTCTGGATCGGGCACTGTTTCGGGCGAAACATTCAGGTGGCGTAAAGAGTTTCTTCAGTGAAGGGGTACGTAACAGCGTTGATATGATTTTCGGTGTACTGCCGGTGGTAATGGGACTGGGTACCCTGGCACTGATCATCGCTGAATACACCCCTATCTTTACTTATATGGGTAAACCATTTATTCCACTGCTGGATCTGTTGCAGATACCAGAAGCGGCAGAAGCTTCCAAAACCATTGTGGTAGGTTTTGCTGATATGTTTATCCCATCTATTTTGGCCGCCTCAATCCATTCAGATCTAACCCGGTTTGTTATTGCGGCAATGTCTGTCACTCAGCTGATCTATATGAGTGAAGTGGGCGCGCTACTGCTGGGTTCAGGTATCCCGGTAAAATTGTGGGAACTGTTTGTTATCTTTATTTTACGTACACTGGTCACCCTGCCAGTGATAGCCCTGATGGCACATTTGATTTTCTAG
- a CDS encoding NCS2 family permease: MKSAKTTSEVAVSPLFERLFKLSQRGSTMRQEVIAGLTTFLAMVYSVIVVPKMLGIAGFDPGAVFVATCLVAAFGSLLMGLWANLPMAIGCAVSLTAFTAFSLVLGQGISIPVTLGAIFLMGVIFTLVSVTGVRQWILTNLPRGIASGTGIGIGLFLFLIASNSVGLIVGNSQGLPVKLGDINSLGVMASVVGLAATIGLERRRVPGGILLVIIALTIFGVIFDPKVSYHGLFAMPDFTSQHSLVGQLDIMGALNPVVLPVVLALVMTAVFDATGAIRAMAGQANLLDSRGRIIDGDKALTADSVSSIFAGLMGGSPAAVCIESAAGTAAGGKTGLTATVVGVLFLLLMFLSPLSYLVPAYATAPALMYVGMLMLANVSKLDFDDKVDAMSGLTCAVFIVFTANIVTGIMLGFVALVIGRICAGEWRKLNLAVVLITIGLAAFYLGGWAI, from the coding sequence ATGAAATCTGCAAAAACAACCTCAGAGGTTGCTGTGTCACCCCTGTTTGAACGGCTGTTCAAACTGTCTCAACGTGGTTCAACTATGCGGCAGGAAGTGATTGCCGGCTTAACTACATTCTTGGCGATGGTCTATTCCGTCATCGTTGTGCCGAAAATGCTGGGTATCGCGGGCTTTGATCCGGGAGCGGTATTTGTTGCCACCTGCTTAGTTGCAGCTTTTGGTTCATTGCTGATGGGGTTATGGGCCAATCTGCCAATGGCTATTGGTTGTGCTGTCTCTTTGACGGCGTTCACTGCGTTTAGCTTGGTATTAGGCCAAGGTATTTCCATTCCTGTCACCCTTGGCGCTATTTTCCTGATGGGGGTGATTTTTACCTTAGTCAGTGTCACTGGTGTGCGTCAGTGGATCTTAACCAATCTTCCAAGAGGCATTGCCAGTGGTACCGGCATTGGTATCGGGTTGTTTTTGTTCCTGATCGCCAGTAACAGTGTTGGGTTGATTGTGGGCAACAGTCAGGGGTTACCTGTGAAGCTGGGCGATATTAATAGCCTTGGGGTAATGGCTTCTGTTGTTGGGCTGGCTGCCACCATTGGCTTAGAGCGTCGCCGTGTGCCAGGTGGCATTTTATTGGTGATTATTGCCCTAACCATATTTGGGGTGATTTTTGATCCCAAAGTGAGCTACCACGGTTTGTTTGCCATGCCTGATTTTACCTCCCAACATAGCTTGGTTGGCCAGCTGGATATTATGGGCGCGCTTAATCCCGTGGTGTTACCAGTGGTGTTGGCATTGGTTATGACGGCGGTATTTGATGCAACAGGCGCGATTCGCGCGATGGCTGGGCAGGCTAATCTTTTGGATAGCCGGGGCAGAATTATTGATGGTGATAAGGCGCTAACAGCCGATTCTGTTAGCAGTATTTTTGCAGGTTTAATGGGTGGTAGCCCGGCAGCTGTGTGTATTGAGTCTGCTGCGGGGACGGCGGCTGGCGGCAAAACCGGTCTAACAGCTACTGTCGTCGGTGTTTTGTTTTTATTGCTGATGTTTCTCTCGCCACTGAGCTATTTAGTGCCGGCTTATGCCACGGCGCCAGCGCTGATGTATGTGGGCATGCTGATGTTGGCCAACGTGTCTAAACTGGATTTTGACGATAAAGTGGATGCCATGTCCGGTTTGACCTGTGCAGTATTTATTGTCTTTACTGCCAATATTGTTACTGGGATCATGTTGGGTTTTGTTGCCTTGGTTATCGGTCGTATCTGCGCCGGTGAGTGGCGTAAACTGAACCTAGCCGTGGTGCTGATTACTATTGGATTGGCGGCATTTTATCTCGGCGGTTGGGCTATTTAA
- a CDS encoding periplasmic nitrate reductase, NapE protein: protein MANNVPTEPSESKAKRKELTTIGFIIVVLFPLLFAGIFGIYGFCIWMYNMFSSVHS from the coding sequence ATGGCAAATAACGTCCCCACAGAACCATCAGAAAGTAAAGCTAAGCGTAAAGAGCTAACAACGATTGGTTTTATTATCGTGGTTTTATTCCCACTGCTGTTTGCAGGCATTTTTGGCATCTATGGCTTCTGCATTTGGATGTACAACATGTTTAGCAGTGTACACAGCTAA